In Melopsittacus undulatus isolate bMelUnd1 chromosome 6, bMelUnd1.mat.Z, whole genome shotgun sequence, the following proteins share a genomic window:
- the IL23R gene encoding interleukin-23 receptor, producing MAGSSKALALHILLCCLCAGVANIRCSGHVWIEPVPVVRMGTNISINCISTLGCPWAKFRIFYNYSDAEGILAPLNSSSVQLRLREFRMPSGSVTCFARCPNTNMYQLVCGTTILTGYPPDPPSNLTCAVHERSGHLACTWDTGQTTHLPTQYTLHLRRVGTAVTEDAKEEDDNGEEKEKVFPAGSLVLLSTLNGGNHYSAWVQASNVLGAARSAPQHLNLQELVIPTLPLLTGAETTETSPPITTIHWKRQTLLEDVRCEERHKATGSAVWHVEVWDSTAQHGSRSQHSLHSDTQYVFQVRCRLSAANSPWSAWSSPFLYTTPEAAPTAAPDVWRRLGPAFPNGSQEVTVLIKPLAPQDARGRILGYAVTAELPVGMMLLCNTSSTECSVLVPPGASTLRVTAHNSKGASSPANITLTQGSSSWEEFPAPVAVEVKTENQSKVSVAWQPPSHSRRSPLWFIVEWVSTTPYSPMEQYFWKKVPYQATHTDIQAEAGAGGHINVSVYAVYPDGASKPSSSQVPPEDQLLESTYSSTYSELSHDDDVGHFLGLGISVVVLSVVFLILMFKTSARKRIHALAVSTLPKWLFEDIPHMENSNVVKLLQAGSDFLRNSLHELFVDTSDPTVTEIEEVPAHEEYKNMITRRNPSREIPRDGELKASTVPATTMPFEHISDYKPQVSDGNALGYVAANIYQTQPPASLPEPETNLFFTDYTSPFPHMWDGEGGGHQVCLLEKINLVLNNSQSGQSHMFSSTQVGCGSLLDSQWGCTAASEVQEQMLVPDELLSCLRAMNGESVDTKTCFPQNIGRLF from the exons ATCTCCACCCTCGGCTGCCCCTGGGCCAAGTTCCGCATCTTCTACAACTACAGCGACGCTGAGGGGATCCTGGCCCCCctcaacagcagcagtgtccaGCTCCGGCTGCGGGAGTTCCGGATGCCCTCTGGGAGTGTGACCTGCTTCGCCCGCTGCCCCAACACCAACATGTACCAGCTCGTGTGCGGCACCACCATCCTGACCGGCT ACCCTCCAGACCCCCCCAGCAACCTGACCTGTGCTGTCCACGAGCGCTCGGGACACCTGGCGTGCACATGGGATACAGGACAGACAACCCACCTGCCCACCCAGTACACCCTCCACCTGCGCAG AGTGGGAACAGCAGTGACAGAGGATGCTAAGGAGGAGGATGATAATGgtgaagagaaggagaaggtCTTCCCTGCGGGCTCACTGGTACTACTGAGCACACTGAATGGTGGGAACCACTACTCAGCATGGGTGCAGGCCAGCAACGTGCTGGGTGCTGCCcgctcagccccacagcacctcAACCTGCAGGAGCTCG TGATCCCCACTCTGCCCCTGCTCACCGGTGCAGAGACCACAGAGACCTCCCCTCCCATCACCACCATCCACTGGAAGAGGCAGACGCTGCTGGAGGACGTGCGCTGTGAGGAGCGGCACAAAGCCACGGGCAGTGCAGTGTGGCAT GTGGAGGTGTGGgacagcacagcccagcacgGGTCCCGCTCGCAGCACAGCCTGCACAGTGACACCCAGTACGTGTTCCAGGTCCGGTGCCGGCTCAGCGCTGCCAACAGCCCCTGGAGTGCCTGGAGCTCCCCCTTCCTCTACACCACCCCCGAGGCAG CCCCCACTGCAGCTCCCGATGTCTGGCGGCGCCTGGGCCCGGCATTCCCGAACGGCAGCCAGGAGGTGACGGTCTTGATCAAG CCCCTGGCACCCCAGGATGCCCGCGGGAGGATCCTGGGCTACGCTGTGACCGCTGAGCTTCCAGTGGGAATGATGCTGCTCTGCAACACCTCCAGCACAGAGTGCAGTGTCCTGGTGCCCCCGGGAGCCAGCACCCTCCGTGTCACCGCTCACAACTCCAAGGGGGCTTCCAGCCCTGCCAACATCACCCTcacccagggcagcagcagctgggaag AGTTCCCAGCACCAGTGGCTGTGGAGGTCAAGACAGAGAACCAGAGCAAGGTCTCAGTGGCCTGGCAGCCCCCCAGCCACAGCAGGAGGTCCCCTCTGTGGTTCATTGTGGAATGGGTTTCCACCACCCCATACAGCCCAATGGAGCAGTACTTCTGGAAGAAAGTCCCGTACCAGGCAACACACACAGACATCCAAG cagaggcaggagcaggaggtcaCATCAATGTGTCAGTATACGCAGTCTACCCCGATGGAGCCAGCAAACCCAGCTCCAGCCAAG TCCCTCCAGAAGACCAGCTCCTGGAGAGCACCTACAGCAGCACCTACAGCGAGCTCTCCCATG ATGATGATGTTGGACATTTCCTGGGACTGGGCATCAGTGTGGTCGTATTATcggttgtttttttaattctgatgtTTAAAACATCAGCCAGAAAAAG AATTCATGCCCTGGCTGTGTCAACCCTGCCAAAATGGCTGTTTGAAGACATCCCCCACATGGAAAACAGCAACGTGGTAAAGCTGCTCCAG GCAGGCAGTGATTTCCTGAGGAACAGCCTCCATGAGCTGTTTGTGGACACCAGTGACCCCACAGTTACGGAAATCGAGGAGGTCCCAGCACACGAGGAGTACAAGAACATGATCACTAGAAGGAATCCCAGCAGAGAGatccccagggatggggagctCAAGGCGAGCACAGTGCCTGCTACCACCATGCCCTTCGAGCACATCAGTGACTACAAACCTCAGGTGTCCGATGGGAACGCACTGGGATATGTAGCAGCCAATATCTATCAAACacagcccccagcatccctccccGAACCGGAGACAAACCTCTTCTTCACAGACTACACCAGCCCCTTTCCCCAcatgtgggatggggagggagggggacaCCAGGTCTGCCTGCTAGAGAAGATCAACCTCGTCCTGAACAACAGCCAGAGCGGGCAAAGCCACATGTTCAGCTCAACCCAGGTGGGATGTGGTTCCCTCCTGGACAGCCAGTGGGGATGCACTGCGGCCAGTGAGGTTCAAGAGCAAATGCTGGTCCCCGAtgagctgctctcctgcctgcgAGCCATGAATGGGGAGTCAGTGGATACAAAAACCTGCTTTCCACAGAACATCGGAAGGTTATTTTGA